A single Musa acuminata AAA Group cultivar baxijiao chromosome BXJ2-1, Cavendish_Baxijiao_AAA, whole genome shotgun sequence DNA region contains:
- the LOC103990625 gene encoding cysteine-rich and transmembrane domain-containing protein WIH2, whose product MSYYNQQQPPVGVPPPQGYPAEGYAKDAYPPPGYPSAGYPQQGYPPPYAQPPPPPQQQQQQGPSFLEGCLAALCCCCLLDACF is encoded by the exons ATGAGCTACTACAATCAGCAGCAACCCCCCGTCGGCGTCCCTCCACCCCAGG GTTATCCGGCGGAGGGGTACGCCAAGGACGCATACCCGCCTCCCGGGTACCCGTCCGCGGGCTACCCGCAGCAGGGGTATCCGCCCCCTTACGCccagccaccgccgccgccgcagcagcagcagcagcaagggcCTTCCTTCCTCGAAGGATG TTTGGCTGCTCTCTGCTGTTGCTGCCTTTTGGATGCTTGCTTCTGA
- the LOC103990602 gene encoding uncharacterized protein LOC103990602 isoform X1 — MRCSVRPPLSCPFLFLITVFLFLISASSSVSVSVAVAVADDDVSVVAHPSKIVLPPGRTVEGSPGARLGAALSCNRVHIHGFSRLRHPSKYPRALKVRVSVDEGDTLFRIQTVEICFHKNMSIGLGMCPSGQWQKLSKTAWVKSMSPYEHRILDMRMPPDPSRSIEVSTEEEILVHRLVFLVLGMVMMAAAHSLSESVVFYYGGAMTLGIIVVMLVILFQGMRLLPTGRRSSLAIYLYSSILGVGTFLLGYLSGFLRTILVEIGISEDMHYPLVILLLVCLVLAGAWFGYWGVRKFVLTEEGSVDSSVAYFIEWATLILSAVLILQSSLDTLFAAEILGLTISIVALTKRKRLRYLRRIFRRMTRPIRRRGDELWPSDHPRDDFELVSSSGRSSTPSPEILLKDNYCSTFHRIPGRRRYTREEWDAFTKEQTRKGLMELASTDDFQRWALQNVERLHLTPSPQDNRRERRRRLFPWF, encoded by the exons ATGCGGTGCTCCGTGCGTCCCCCGCTCTCTTGCCCTTTTCTCTTCCTTATCACCGTCTTCTTGTTCTTGATCTCAGCCTCCTCCTCCGTCTCCGTctccgtcgccgtcgccgtcgcggaTGACGATGTCTCGG TCGTCGCCCACCCTTCCAAGATCGTCCTGCCCCCAGGCCGCACCGTGGAAGGCTCCCCCGGCGCCCGCCTCGGCGCCGCCCTGTCCTGCAACCGCGTCCACATCCATGGCTTCTCGCGGCTCCGTCACCCCTCCAAATACCCCCGAGCGCTCAAGGTCAGGGTCTCCGTCGACGAAGGCGACACCCTCTTCCGCATCCAGACCGTCGAGATCTGCTTCCACAA GAACATGTCCATCGGGTTAGGAATGTGCCCCTCTGGGCAGTGGCAGAAGCTCTCCAAGACTGCTTGGGTCAAATCGATGTCTCCATACGAGCACAGGATCTTGGACATGCGGATGCCACCGGACCCATCAAGATCGATTGAGGTCTCAACCGAAGAAG AAATTCTGGTACATCGTTTGGTCTTTCTAGTATTGGGGATGGTTATGATGGCAGCAGCTCATAGTCTGAGCGAGTCAGTGGTCTTCTATTACGGTGGTGCGATGACCTTAGGGATCATAGTGGTGATGCTTGTCATCCTTTTTCAG GGCATGAGGCTATTGCCAACAGGACGAAGGAGCTCACTAGCTATATATCTTTATTCATCCATC CTTGGCGTTGGGACCTTTCTTCTTGGTTATCTATCTGGATTCTTGCGAACTATACTTGTTGAGATAGGAATTAGTGAAGACATGCACTATCCT TTGGTCATATTGCTTCTTGTATGCCTTGTGTTAGCTGGGGCTTGGTTTGGTTATTGGGGTGTCCGGAAATTTGTATTGACAGAGGAAGGATCGGTTGATTCTAGTGTCGCTTATTTTATTGAATGGGCAACACTGATACTTTCTGCAGTTCTAATACTTCAG AGCTCTTTGGATACTCTTTTTGCAGCAGAGATACTAGGTCTTACTATTAGTATAGTGGCTTTAACGAAGAGAAAAAGATTACGATATTTACGACGCATATTCAG GCGAATGACCAGGCCCATTCGTAGAAGAGGAGATGAACTTTGGCCATCCGACCACCCTCGAGATGATTTTGAACTGGTTTCATCTTCAG GGCGGAGTTCGACGCCCTCGCCAGAGATATTGCTCAAGGACAACTACTGCTCCACGTTCCATCGCATCCCCGGGAGGAGGCGTTACACGAGGGAGGAGTGGGATGCATTTACAAAGGAGCAGACCAGGAAAGGCCTCATGGAGTTGGCGTCTACTGACGATTTCCAGAGGTGGGCACTACAGAATGTGGAGAGGCTGCACCTGACGCCATCCCCCCAAGATAACCGGCGtgaacgacgacgacgactcttCCCATGGTTTTGA
- the LOC103990602 gene encoding uncharacterized protein LOC103990602 isoform X2 → MRCSVRPPLSCPFLFLITVFLFLISASSSVSVSVAVAVADDDVSVVAHPSKIVLPPGRTVEGSPGARLGAALSCNRVHIHGFSRLRHPSKYPRALKVRVSVDEGDTLFRIQTVEICFHKNMSIGLGMCPSGQWQKLSKTAWVKSMSPYEHRILDMRMPPDPSRSIEVSTEEEILVHRLVFLVLGMVMMAAAHSLSESVVFYYGGAMTLGIIVVMLVILFQGMRLLPTGRRSSLAIYLYSSILGVGTFLLGYLSGFLRTILVEIGISEDMHYPLVILLLVCLVLAGAWFGYWGVRKFVLTEEGSVDSSVAYFIEWATLILSAVLILQSSLDTLFAAEILGLTISIVALTKRKRLRYLRRIFRRMTRPIRRRGDELWPSDHPRDDFELVSSSERRCCLLVQGGVRRPRQRYCSRTTTAPRSIASPGGGVTRGRSGMHLQRSRPGKASWSWRLLTISRGGHYRMWRGCT, encoded by the exons ATGCGGTGCTCCGTGCGTCCCCCGCTCTCTTGCCCTTTTCTCTTCCTTATCACCGTCTTCTTGTTCTTGATCTCAGCCTCCTCCTCCGTCTCCGTctccgtcgccgtcgccgtcgcggaTGACGATGTCTCGG TCGTCGCCCACCCTTCCAAGATCGTCCTGCCCCCAGGCCGCACCGTGGAAGGCTCCCCCGGCGCCCGCCTCGGCGCCGCCCTGTCCTGCAACCGCGTCCACATCCATGGCTTCTCGCGGCTCCGTCACCCCTCCAAATACCCCCGAGCGCTCAAGGTCAGGGTCTCCGTCGACGAAGGCGACACCCTCTTCCGCATCCAGACCGTCGAGATCTGCTTCCACAA GAACATGTCCATCGGGTTAGGAATGTGCCCCTCTGGGCAGTGGCAGAAGCTCTCCAAGACTGCTTGGGTCAAATCGATGTCTCCATACGAGCACAGGATCTTGGACATGCGGATGCCACCGGACCCATCAAGATCGATTGAGGTCTCAACCGAAGAAG AAATTCTGGTACATCGTTTGGTCTTTCTAGTATTGGGGATGGTTATGATGGCAGCAGCTCATAGTCTGAGCGAGTCAGTGGTCTTCTATTACGGTGGTGCGATGACCTTAGGGATCATAGTGGTGATGCTTGTCATCCTTTTTCAG GGCATGAGGCTATTGCCAACAGGACGAAGGAGCTCACTAGCTATATATCTTTATTCATCCATC CTTGGCGTTGGGACCTTTCTTCTTGGTTATCTATCTGGATTCTTGCGAACTATACTTGTTGAGATAGGAATTAGTGAAGACATGCACTATCCT TTGGTCATATTGCTTCTTGTATGCCTTGTGTTAGCTGGGGCTTGGTTTGGTTATTGGGGTGTCCGGAAATTTGTATTGACAGAGGAAGGATCGGTTGATTCTAGTGTCGCTTATTTTATTGAATGGGCAACACTGATACTTTCTGCAGTTCTAATACTTCAG AGCTCTTTGGATACTCTTTTTGCAGCAGAGATACTAGGTCTTACTATTAGTATAGTGGCTTTAACGAAGAGAAAAAGATTACGATATTTACGACGCATATTCAG GCGAATGACCAGGCCCATTCGTAGAAGAGGAGATGAACTTTGGCCATCCGACCACCCTCGAGATGATTTTGAACTGGTTTCATCTTCAG AGCGCCGTTGCTGCCTGCTTGTGCAGGGCGGAGTTCGACGCCCTCGCCAGAGATATTGCTCAAGGACAACTACTGCTCCACGTTCCATCGCATCCCCGGGAGGAGGCGTTACACGAGGGAGGAGTGGGATGCATTTACAAAGGAGCAGACCAGGAAAGGCCTCATGGAGTTGGCGTCTACTGACGATTTCCAGAGGTGGGCACTACAGAATGTGGAGAGGCTGCACCTGA
- the LOC103990602 gene encoding uncharacterized protein LOC103990602 isoform X3, with protein sequence MRCSVRPPLSCPFLFLITVFLFLISASSSVSVSVAVAVADDDVSVVAHPSKIVLPPGRTVEGSPGARLGAALSCNRVHIHGFSRLRHPSKYPRALKVRVSVDEGDTLFRIQTVEICFHKNMSIGLGMCPSGQWQKLSKTAWVKSMSPYEHRILDMRMPPDPSRSIEVSTEEEILVHRLVFLVLGMVMMAAAHSLSESVVFYYGGAMTLGIIVVMLVILFQGMRLLPTGRRSSLAIYLYSSILGVGTFLLGYLSGFLRTILVEIGISEDMHYPLVILLLVCLVLAGAWFGYWGVRKFVLTEEGSVDSSVAYFIEWATLILSAVLILQSSLDTLFAAEILGLTISIVALTKRKRLRYLRRIFRRMTRPIRRRGDELWPSDHPRDDFELVSSSVSVESAVAACLCRAEFDALARDIAQGQLLLHVPSHPREEALHEGGVGCIYKGADQERPHGVGVY encoded by the exons ATGCGGTGCTCCGTGCGTCCCCCGCTCTCTTGCCCTTTTCTCTTCCTTATCACCGTCTTCTTGTTCTTGATCTCAGCCTCCTCCTCCGTCTCCGTctccgtcgccgtcgccgtcgcggaTGACGATGTCTCGG TCGTCGCCCACCCTTCCAAGATCGTCCTGCCCCCAGGCCGCACCGTGGAAGGCTCCCCCGGCGCCCGCCTCGGCGCCGCCCTGTCCTGCAACCGCGTCCACATCCATGGCTTCTCGCGGCTCCGTCACCCCTCCAAATACCCCCGAGCGCTCAAGGTCAGGGTCTCCGTCGACGAAGGCGACACCCTCTTCCGCATCCAGACCGTCGAGATCTGCTTCCACAA GAACATGTCCATCGGGTTAGGAATGTGCCCCTCTGGGCAGTGGCAGAAGCTCTCCAAGACTGCTTGGGTCAAATCGATGTCTCCATACGAGCACAGGATCTTGGACATGCGGATGCCACCGGACCCATCAAGATCGATTGAGGTCTCAACCGAAGAAG AAATTCTGGTACATCGTTTGGTCTTTCTAGTATTGGGGATGGTTATGATGGCAGCAGCTCATAGTCTGAGCGAGTCAGTGGTCTTCTATTACGGTGGTGCGATGACCTTAGGGATCATAGTGGTGATGCTTGTCATCCTTTTTCAG GGCATGAGGCTATTGCCAACAGGACGAAGGAGCTCACTAGCTATATATCTTTATTCATCCATC CTTGGCGTTGGGACCTTTCTTCTTGGTTATCTATCTGGATTCTTGCGAACTATACTTGTTGAGATAGGAATTAGTGAAGACATGCACTATCCT TTGGTCATATTGCTTCTTGTATGCCTTGTGTTAGCTGGGGCTTGGTTTGGTTATTGGGGTGTCCGGAAATTTGTATTGACAGAGGAAGGATCGGTTGATTCTAGTGTCGCTTATTTTATTGAATGGGCAACACTGATACTTTCTGCAGTTCTAATACTTCAG AGCTCTTTGGATACTCTTTTTGCAGCAGAGATACTAGGTCTTACTATTAGTATAGTGGCTTTAACGAAGAGAAAAAGATTACGATATTTACGACGCATATTCAG GCGAATGACCAGGCCCATTCGTAGAAGAGGAGATGAACTTTGGCCATCCGACCACCCTCGAGATGATTTTGAACTGGTTTCATCTTCAG TATCTGTGGAGAGCGCCGTTGCTGCCTGCTTGTGCAGGGCGGAGTTCGACGCCCTCGCCAGAGATATTGCTCAAGGACAACTACTGCTCCACGTTCCATCGCATCCCCGGGAGGAGGCGTTACACGAGGGAGGAGTGGGATGCATTTACAAAGGAGCAGACCAGGAAAGGCCTCATGGAGTTGGCGTCTACTGA